GGCTGACCTCTGAGGGGTCCGACCACTAGCTCTCATGGCTACGGTGTTGCAAGGGAAGGGCTCGCAGACTGAGCAGCCAGAAGGACCCAAAGTCCTGTTCAGTTTGGAATAAGGAAAAATACTTCATGTTGTGGGAAGTCAGTATCTGTACATATTTGCTCAGTGAACGCCTGCAGTTCTGACAAATGTGCACGTGCTCTGCAGTCCCACAGCTGTAAGTGGGTGCAAGGCTCTGGCCAAGTTTTCCCACCTCTGCATCTGGAAGGTTCTGACCCAAGCCTTGCTTAATTAATGCAGAATACAGAGGAGCAGCCACACAGATAATTCGTGGGACATTACAGACTGACGAGTCCAGATTTCACTGAGACAGGCCTCCCCAGGTCAGCCCCACATTTGGGCAGTTGACTAGTTTCTGGTAACTAGGTGGTTAAGGCCTTTTGTGTACACCAGTTGTTCATTCAGGGAGAAGAGCACAACTGATTTAAGACCGTTTCTAATGAAAATACACCACAAAGAggggttaaaatttaaaattgcacATTCTAATGTAAGTAAAAGCCCAGGAATGGACCCCAAAGACACAACTTTGGGTAAAACGAAtggcacaggggtgcctgggtggctcagtcagttcagtttCTGACTccatttgggctcaggtcatgagctcaggctCATGAGacggagccccaggtcaggcgtGGTGCTGAGTTTGGgaccctttccctccctctgcccctgcccccacacctctCTCGTTCgctctatataaataaataacatctcttTAAGAAAACTAACGACACAAAGGTACTCTGCGGCTCGCTCCCAGTGCTTTGTGGAACCTGACCGTTGCCACACGGGAGCACTGGGAGGTCTGCAGGAAGGGGAGCCGAGCGGATAGCAGCCATCGCGCGTCCTCCGCGCGTTGGGGACTTTGGACAAGAGTTTTCTCTGATTTTACTCATGTGTCTTGGTCAGTGATTCTCCAAGTATGGCTCCCCACCAGATTCAGGTTAGAGATGCTCAAGTCAGTTCCTAAAGCTGTCTGCTGTGGTCTGTCTGTCCCACAAAGCCAGCAGGAAAGCAAGAAGCCGCCACAGGCCTGGGCATCAGTGCCCTGCTCGGAGGACCCAGCTAAGTGCCAAGGACTGCGTGCTCTCTTTCACACAGACACTGAGAAACCTGAGGTTCCGAAGTCAGGTATTACCGAAACAGGTCTTCAAATTCCCATAACCCTTCAATTTGGTAAAATGTATTCCATTTTTGCTCTGACATAAGTACCCCCCGCCAATgcataattaaatgagatacaagTACCTGCCACATTTCTACCTTCCTCttcacctcctccttctctgcaaACTCATCTAAGCTTGCCAGGGCTTTGGCTGCCAGTACTCTCCTGGCTTCGGCACTCAGTCCGGACTGCACAGCACCGTATGCAGCAGCTGCGGACACGTCTCTGCTGTCCTGGGCTTGGCTGCGTCCGCCGGAAAAGGGTGCTTTGGGGCTGAAGCCACAGTCCAGGGGCCTGTGGGGCGTGTCGGAGCAGCAACCGGCGGGAGTTTCGTACTGACAGCGGGGCGCTTGCTGGGGAGAACTGTCTGATTCCGTCGGGGTATCTGCAAGGTTCGCTGTAACTGGCTCCCTAGGGTTGTATGAACCTGAAACACCCGAAGAGAAGGTTCTACTCCGCTGTACTTCCTTTGCAACAGTCTCCCTATGGAAAAGTGGTGACCCCTCATCTTTGAGTCCTTCCAGGCCTCCAAATTTAGCCTGATTCCAGAAAGAGAATGTATTTCGGACAAGCGTTTCCTTACTTGGATCAAGCTGTGGAGACTGGGGGGTGTAACAGTGGCTTACGGGCTTCTGCAGCCCGGGGTTACGGCCAAGCAAGGCCTGGGCAGGCCCCGTCCACGGAGTCTCCCCGTGCTCCAGAAGCGTCTCGGCCCTCTTTAAATCCGAGTCGCTGTAGCTGAGTCGCCTTTTCAGGTGAGTTAGGGGCTGAAGGCACTCGACATTCCGCCTCTTCCAGAGAGGGTCAATCCCTTGCTCGCTGGAAAGAATCACATCCTGATTCTCAAAATCCGTGGCCACCGCGGTGGCGGGGAAGCCGTCGGATGCGTCGCTGCCCTGCCTCAGCAACTCCTTATCCAGCTGCAGGGTGATCATCTCAGAAACCGTCTTCTCAATCTCGGCGGACAGGCTGGGCACTTCTGCCACCTCTGCCGTCACCACTGGCCTGTTCTCGGCTAAGTCCAGCAGCAATTTGCAGACGAGGTGGATAATTTTGGGTACGTGTTTCAGGAGTCGGGCCTCATACCCGTGAAGCAGATGCCGCTGGCGAATGAGATACTGTGCTAAAGTCACGGCATGCGCTTTGGGGTCGCAGCAAGAGAATATACTGCGAAGAGGAATCAGAAACTGAGTAAACTCCCTCACGCAGAGCAGCTGCCCTCGAGTTTGTATGGAATTGGGTCGCTTTGCCCGAACAAATATAATGGCTTGGTCAGCAGTCATTCTTGTGGCAAAAACCAAGTAACATGCTATTAAAACGCCTAGGGGCGAAGAAGAGAAGAGTGATATGAAAAAGTTTATCACTTCCTTATTTACCACTCTCTaagatttaaattttgaatatgCATTAGGAAACCATATAAAGGACCATTTTAAGGACAATTATAACTTACTGACTTCTTGTACAAGTGTTTATTCACTTGTCTATGTGTCCCTTCTCCCCCTGAGAACCCACAGTTACCTCTGTACCCTGAGAGGGAGTAAGTGTGGGTGAGGGGATGAAGGAGTCAGAAGGGGGTGAGGCAATGGTAGTGTGGTGAGGGGGATGAGGGAGTGCACaggggtgaggggatgagggAGAGTGTGCTGagggggatgagggagagagtgTGGTGAAGTgttgagagagtgtgtggggggatgagggagagaaTATGGTGAGGGGGATAAGGGAGAGAGTGTGGTAAGGGGATGAGGAATGAGTGTGGGTGAGGGGGATGAGGGAGAGTGTGGCGAGAGGATGAGGAagtgagcaggggtgagggggatgagggagagtgttgagggagagagtgtggtgaggggctgggggagagtgTGTTGTGAGGGGATGAGGGAGTAAGAGGAGGtgaggggatgagggagagagagagagtggtgagggagagagtgtggtAAGGGGGATGAGGGAGAGTATGTGGGTGAGGCAGATGAGGGAGAGTGTGTGATGAGGGGGATGAGGGGTGAGCGGAGGTGAGGGGATGAGGGAGAGCGTGGTGAAGTTGAGGGAGAGAGTGTAGTGAGGGGATGAAGGAGAGAATGTGGTGAGGTGTTGAAGGAAGGAGTGTGGTGAGGGGATGAGACAGAAAGTGTGGTGAGGGCCTGAGGGAGTGAAAGGGGGTTAGGGGAAGTCCAAACGGAGTGTATGGATTGACTGGAAGgagtattttaaaagcaattcagAGCAGGAAATAGAGCAGGATTTGCTTTCATCCCTGTTAAAGCTGGTCTAAAGAGGATAAGGAGCCGGAGCACAGTTCACTCCATTACCCGCCCTGACTGTACACCTACTTTCCACTTCTGCCATCTTTGCAGAATTGTTGCCACATTCCCAGCCTGGCATTCTTCCTTttcaggcatttttttctttggggaTTATTCATATTGACAGTTAATTTCTGGACTTTTGTCTATACTAACAGTGCTTTTCTCCAGACCAAGATATAACTTTATTCTATAAATACTTATTACTAAAGGAGACAACCTTAATGTTATAAACATTATT
This DNA window, taken from Lutra lutra chromosome 13, mLutLut1.2, whole genome shotgun sequence, encodes the following:
- the PTPDC1 gene encoding protein tyrosine phosphatase domain-containing protein 1 isoform X6 encodes the protein MARPSTELLEKYGLIEQFQSHGIKTVINLQRPGEHASCGNPLEQESGFTYLPEAFMEAGIYFYNFGWKDYGVASLTTILDMVKVMTFALQEGKVAVHCHAGLGRTGVLIACYLVFATRMTADQAIIFVRAKRPNSIQTRGQLLCVREFTQFLIPLRSIFSCCDPKAHAVTLAQYLIRQRHLLHGYEARLLKHVPKIIHLVCKLLLDLAENRPVVTAEVAEVPSLSAEIEKTVSEMITLQLDKELLRQGSDASDGFPATAVATDFENQDVILSSEQGIDPLWKRRNVECLQPLTHLKRRLSYSDSDLKRAETLLEHGETPWTGPAQALLGRNPGLQKPVSHCYTPQSPQLDPSKETLVRNTFSFWNQAKFGGLEGLKDEGSPLFHRETVAKEVQRSRTFSSGVSGSYNPREPVTANLADTPTESDSSPQQAPRCQYETPAGCCSDTPHRPLDCGFSPKAPFSGGRSQAQDSRDVSAAAAYGAVQSGLSAEARRVLAAKALASLDEFAEKEEVKRKVEMWQKELNSRDGAWERICGERDPFVLCSLMWSWVEQLKEPVITKQDMDTLLGSRTDAADALSLLEKGQYQTILCVLHCVVSLQVIPADVEEAILARAIKAFTKQVNFDSENGPVVYNTLKKIFKHTLEENRKMMKDGPQPDI
- the PTPDC1 gene encoding protein tyrosine phosphatase domain-containing protein 1 isoform X4 gives rise to the protein MPAGIIPGNEDPYSTSVSSSAYAANMKGNSGRPTPKYTKVGERLRHVIPGHMACSMACGGRACKYENPARWSEQEQAIKGLYSSWVTENILAMARPSTELLEKYGLIEQFQSHGIKTVINLQRPGEHASCGNPLEQESGFTYLPEAFMEAGIYFYNFGWKDYGVASLTTILDMVKVMTFALQEGKVAVHCHAGLGRTGVLIACYLVFATRMTADQAIIFVRAKRPNSIQTRGQLLCVREFTQFLIPLRSIFSCCDPKAHAVTLAQYLIRQRHLLHGYEARLLKHVPKIIHLVCKLLLDLAENRPVVTAEVAEVPSLSAEIEKTVSEMITLQLDKELLRQGSDASDGFPATAVATDFENQDVILSSEQGIDPLWKRRNVECLQPLTHLKRRLSYSDSDLKRAETLLEHGETPWTGPAQALLGRNPGLQKPVSHCYTPQSPQLDPSKETLVRNTFSFWNQAKFGGLEGLKDEGSPLFHRETVAKEVQRSRTFSSGVSGSYNPREPVTANLADTPTESDSSPQQAPRCQYETPAGCCSDTPHRPLDCGFSPKAPFSGGRSQAQDSRDVSAAAAYGAVQSGLSAEARRVLAAKALASLDEFAEKEEVKRKVEMWQKELNSRDGAWERICGERDPFVLCSLMWSWVEQLKEPVITKQDMDTLLGSRTDAADALSLLEKGQYQTILCVLHCVVSLQVIPADVEEAILARAIKAFTKQVNFDSENGPVVYNTLKKIFKHTLEENRKMMKDGPQPDI
- the PTPDC1 gene encoding protein tyrosine phosphatase domain-containing protein 1 isoform X3, giving the protein MLGARRGAAAPAAAEASSLCATTMPAGIIPGNEDPYSTSVSSSAYAANMKGNSGRPTPKYTKVGERLRHVIPGHMACSMACGGRACKYENPARWSEQEQAIKGLYSSWVTENILAMARPSTELLEKYGLIEQFQSHGIKTVINLQRPGEHASCGNPLEQESGFTYLPEAFMEAGIYFYNFGWKDYGVASLTTILDMVKVMTFALQEGKVAVHCHAGLGRTGVLIACYLVFATRMTADQAIIFVRAKRPNSIQTRGQLLCVREFTQFLIPLRSIFSCCDPKAHAVTLAQYLIRQRHLLHGYEARLLKHVPKIIHLVCKLLLDLAENRPVVTAEVAEVPSLSAEIEKTVSEMITLQLDKELLRQGSDASDGFPATAVATDFENQDVILSSEQGIDPLWKRRNVECLQPLTHLKRRLSYSDSDLKRAETLLEHGETPWTGPAQALLGRNPGLQKPVSHCYTPQSPQLDPSKETLVRNTFSFWNQAKFGGLEGLKDEGSPLFHRETVAKEVQRSRTFSSGVSGSYNPREPVTANLADTPTESDSSPQQAPRCQYETPAGCCSDTPHRPLDCGFSPKAPFSGGRSQAQDSRDVSAAAAYGAVQSGLSAEARRVLAAKALASLDEFAEKEEVKRKVEMWQKELNSRDGAWERICGERDPFVLCSLMWSWVEQLKEPVITKQDMDTLLGSRTDAADALSLLEKGQYQTILCVLHCVVSLQVIPADVEEAILARAIKAFTKQVNFDSENGPVVYNTLKKIFKHTLEENRKMMKDGPQPDI
- the PTPDC1 gene encoding protein tyrosine phosphatase domain-containing protein 1 isoform X2, with amino-acid sequence MTPSVSVTNSEHRGRCTQGKCHNSHRQCRSPGAPPSKRDSLIAGTLERGPQTTMPAGIIPGNEDPYSTSVSSSAYAANMKGNSGRPTPKYTKVGERLRHVIPGHMACSMACGGRACKYENPARWSEQEQAIKGLYSSWVTENILAMARPSTELLEKYGLIEQFQSHGIKTVINLQRPGEHASCGNPLEQESGFTYLPEAFMEAGIYFYNFGWKDYGVASLTTILDMVKVMTFALQEGKVAVHCHAGLGRTGVLIACYLVFATRMTADQAIIFVRAKRPNSIQTRGQLLCVREFTQFLIPLRSIFSCCDPKAHAVTLAQYLIRQRHLLHGYEARLLKHVPKIIHLVCKLLLDLAENRPVVTAEVAEVPSLSAEIEKTVSEMITLQLDKELLRQGSDASDGFPATAVATDFENQDVILSSEQGIDPLWKRRNVECLQPLTHLKRRLSYSDSDLKRAETLLEHGETPWTGPAQALLGRNPGLQKPVSHCYTPQSPQLDPSKETLVRNTFSFWNQAKFGGLEGLKDEGSPLFHRETVAKEVQRSRTFSSGVSGSYNPREPVTANLADTPTESDSSPQQAPRCQYETPAGCCSDTPHRPLDCGFSPKAPFSGGRSQAQDSRDVSAAAAYGAVQSGLSAEARRVLAAKALASLDEFAEKEEVKRKVEMWQKELNSRDGAWERICGERDPFVLCSLMWSWVEQLKEPVITKQDMDTLLGSRTDAADALSLLEKGQYQTILCVLHCVVSLQVIPADVEEAILARAIKAFTKVNFDSENGPVVYNTLKKIFKHTLEENRKMMKDGPQPDI
- the PTPDC1 gene encoding protein tyrosine phosphatase domain-containing protein 1 isoform X1 is translated as MTPSVSVTNSEHRGRCTQGKCHNSHRQCRSPGAPPSKRDSLIAGTLERGPQTTMPAGIIPGNEDPYSTSVSSSAYAANMKGNSGRPTPKYTKVGERLRHVIPGHMACSMACGGRACKYENPARWSEQEQAIKGLYSSWVTENILAMARPSTELLEKYGLIEQFQSHGIKTVINLQRPGEHASCGNPLEQESGFTYLPEAFMEAGIYFYNFGWKDYGVASLTTILDMVKVMTFALQEGKVAVHCHAGLGRTGVLIACYLVFATRMTADQAIIFVRAKRPNSIQTRGQLLCVREFTQFLIPLRSIFSCCDPKAHAVTLAQYLIRQRHLLHGYEARLLKHVPKIIHLVCKLLLDLAENRPVVTAEVAEVPSLSAEIEKTVSEMITLQLDKELLRQGSDASDGFPATAVATDFENQDVILSSEQGIDPLWKRRNVECLQPLTHLKRRLSYSDSDLKRAETLLEHGETPWTGPAQALLGRNPGLQKPVSHCYTPQSPQLDPSKETLVRNTFSFWNQAKFGGLEGLKDEGSPLFHRETVAKEVQRSRTFSSGVSGSYNPREPVTANLADTPTESDSSPQQAPRCQYETPAGCCSDTPHRPLDCGFSPKAPFSGGRSQAQDSRDVSAAAAYGAVQSGLSAEARRVLAAKALASLDEFAEKEEVKRKVEMWQKELNSRDGAWERICGERDPFVLCSLMWSWVEQLKEPVITKQDMDTLLGSRTDAADALSLLEKGQYQTILCVLHCVVSLQVIPADVEEAILARAIKAFTKQVNFDSENGPVVYNTLKKIFKHTLEENRKMMKDGPQPDI
- the PTPDC1 gene encoding protein tyrosine phosphatase domain-containing protein 1 isoform X5, whose protein sequence is MACSMACGGRACKYENPARWSEQEQAIKGLYSSWVTENILAMARPSTELLEKYGLIEQFQSHGIKTVINLQRPGEHASCGNPLEQESGFTYLPEAFMEAGIYFYNFGWKDYGVASLTTILDMVKVMTFALQEGKVAVHCHAGLGRTGVLIACYLVFATRMTADQAIIFVRAKRPNSIQTRGQLLCVREFTQFLIPLRSIFSCCDPKAHAVTLAQYLIRQRHLLHGYEARLLKHVPKIIHLVCKLLLDLAENRPVVTAEVAEVPSLSAEIEKTVSEMITLQLDKELLRQGSDASDGFPATAVATDFENQDVILSSEQGIDPLWKRRNVECLQPLTHLKRRLSYSDSDLKRAETLLEHGETPWTGPAQALLGRNPGLQKPVSHCYTPQSPQLDPSKETLVRNTFSFWNQAKFGGLEGLKDEGSPLFHRETVAKEVQRSRTFSSGVSGSYNPREPVTANLADTPTESDSSPQQAPRCQYETPAGCCSDTPHRPLDCGFSPKAPFSGGRSQAQDSRDVSAAAAYGAVQSGLSAEARRVLAAKALASLDEFAEKEEVKRKVEMWQKELNSRDGAWERICGERDPFVLCSLMWSWVEQLKEPVITKQDMDTLLGSRTDAADALSLLEKGQYQTILCVLHCVVSLQVIPADVEEAILARAIKAFTKQVNFDSENGPVVYNTLKKIFKHTLEENRKMMKDGPQPDI
- the PTPDC1 gene encoding protein tyrosine phosphatase domain-containing protein 1 isoform X7, with protein sequence METSQPIPDGCQISQPAAAIRSAAALPAGSPAMQDLPRRCSALPFLSAFFQGRRHSSSDPILQQGRRGSAAQTLSSSSLQVMVAVASVSCAERNPTCLQRKRNSGRPTPKYTKVGERLRHVIPGHMACSMACGGRACKYENPARWSEQEQAIKGLYSSWVTENILAMARPSTELLEKYGLIEQFQSHGIKTVINLQRPGEHASCGNPLEQESGFTYLPEAFMEAGIYFYNFGWKDYGVASLTTILDMVKVMTFALQEGKVAVHCHAGLGRTGVLIACYLVFATRMTADQAIIFVRAKRPNSIQTRGQLLCVREFTQFLIPLRSIFSCCDPKAHAVTLAQYLIRQRHLLHGYEARLLKHVPKIIHLVCKLLLDLAENRPVVTAEVAEVPSLSAEIEKTVSEMITLQLDKELLRQGSDASDGFPATAVATDFENQDVILSSEQGIDPLWKRRNVECLQPLTHLKRRLSYSDSDLKRAETLLEHGETPWTGPAQALLGRNPGLQKPVSHCYTPQSPQLDPSKETLVRNTFSFWNQAKFGGLEGLKDEGSPLFHRETVAKEVQRSRTFSSGVSGSYNPREPVTANLADTPTESDSSPQQAPRCQYETPAGCCSDTPHRPLDCGFSPKAPFSGGRSQAQDSRDVSAAAAYGAVQSGLSAEARRVLAAKALASLDEFAEKEEVKRKVEMWQKELNSRDGAWERICGERDPFVLCSLMWSWVEQLKEPVITKQDMDTLLGSRTDAADALSLLEKGQYQTILCVLHCVVSLQVIPADVEEAILARAIKAFTKVNFDSENGPVVYNTLKKIFKHTLEENRKMMKDGPQPDI